The window CAGTGCCTCCTGGCGGGCCTCCTCAGATGCCGGGCGATTCTCCTATGGCAGGAGACGCCGCAGGATCCGACGTACGCGTAGAGCCCCTCCTCCAGTCTGAACCTCCTCGCCTTCGTCCTCACGACTGACGCGGGGCATCTGAACAAGACTACGTAAGACATCTCCTCACCTCCGCGGCAAGCCTCGGCAAGATCTCGGCCGCCCTCCCCCTTATCTTGAAGTCTGCTATATCGTCGAGGGCCGTCTCGCCGGGGTCCACGACCGCCACGACGGCGCCGTTCCTCTTGGCTATCCGAGGTATGTACGCCGCTGGGTACACCACGCCGGACGTCCCCACCACCAACATGAAGTCGGCCGAGGACGCGAGCAATAGGGCCTCCTCCCAGGCGTCGCGGGGCAACGGCTCGCCGAACCAGACCACGGCAGGTCTGAGCAGGCCCCCGCAGTGGGGACACCTCGGCGGTATCTCGTCCACAGGCTTCTCTATCGGGAGCTCGCGGCCGCACGACGTACATCTAGCCCGCCATATGTTGCCGTGGAGCTCCACGACGCGCCTCGACCCGGCCCTCTTGTGTAGGCCGTCGACGTTCTGAGTTATCACGGCCTTCAAGACGCCGAGGCTCTCCAGCTCGGCCAGAGCCAAGTGGGCGGGGTTGGGAGCCGCGTTGTAGATAAGCTCCTGCCGCCACCTATACCAGCGCCACACCAAGACGGGGTCCTTCCAGAAGGCCTCCGGAGTCGCGAGGTCCTCAGGCCGGTACCTCTCCCAGAGGCCTCCAGGTCCTCTGAAGGTCGGCACGCCCGACTCGGCCGAGATGCCGGCGCCGGTGAAAGCCACGGCGAATCTGCTGTTGGCCAGAGCTCTGGCGACCTCCTCCATATAAATTAAGGACTGTAAAACCTTGATGATGAGCCAGGCTTAAGTGAAGGAGGATGTGCGCCTGGACCTACGCTGACCTTACCTGAGGTGAGCAACCTTTTTAATCGAGAGACGTAAGGCCGCGCATGAGGTGGACGTACGTCGTTGTGGCCCTACTCGCGGTTGCCCTCGCGGCCACTGCCCTGACTCTGGCGCCTCTGAGGCCCGGCCAGACCATGCGCGTGGTGGGCACCGCCACGATCAACGCGCTCGCCGTCAGCTCGGGCGGCGGAGGGGCCGTAGTGCCCATAGAGGTCACCTTGCTGTATCCCGGCAACGGCAGAGCCTACGTGGCCGGGGTCCCGGAGGCGGGTGAGGGCTTTGGGCCCTCCGCGCAGGTGGCGCTGTACGTGGCCGCCAGACTCGCCGGCGTCTCTGCGGCCAACTACACCGCGTTGTTGAGGGTCACGGGCCTCGAGGCGAACGTAGGCGGCCCGTCGGCCAGCGGCTACATCACGGCGGCCCTATTCGCCCTCATGAAGGGGCTCCCGCTCAGGAACGACACGGCGATGACGGGCATAATCCTCCCCGACGGGACCATAGGCTGGGTCGGAGGCGTCGGCGACAAGGTCGCGGCGGCTGCCCAGAACGGCATAAAG of the Thermoproteus uzoniensis 768-20 genome contains:
- the cobB gene encoding NAD-dependent protein deacetylase, translating into MEEVARALANSRFAVAFTGAGISAESGVPTFRGPGGLWERYRPEDLATPEAFWKDPVLVWRWYRWRQELIYNAAPNPAHLALAELESLGVLKAVITQNVDGLHKRAGSRRVVELHGNIWRARCTSCGRELPIEKPVDEIPPRCPHCGGLLRPAVVWFGEPLPRDAWEEALLLASSADFMLVVGTSGVVYPAAYIPRIAKRNGAVVAVVDPGETALDDIADFKIRGRAAEILPRLAAEVRRCLT